TGCAAGGACCATTGCCCGGGCGTTATCTTTAAACGAAGATTTGACAGAGGCTATTGCTTTAGGGCATGATCTTGGCCATACTCCTTTTGGACATTCAGGAGAACATGTATTAAATGAAGTGTGTCCTATGGGATTTAGTCATAGCGAGCAGAGCCTTAGAGTTGTAGAATTTCTTGAACGAAATGGACAGGGATTAAATCTTACTTGGGAAGTAAGAGACGGAATTATTAATCATCAAACAAAGGGGAATCCTAGTACTTTAGAAGGAAAGGTTGTTCAAATTTCGGATAAGATAGCATACATCAATCATGATATTGATGATGCTATAAGAGGAAAAGTCATAAGAGAAGAGGATCTTCCGAAAGACTGTGTTGAAATTTTAGGGAATAGCTTCGGCGAAAGAATTAATACTATGATTATAAATGTAATTAATAACAGTATCGATCAGCCTGATATCAAAATGAGCGATGAAGTTGGGAAAATGATGAAGAAGCTGCGGGCATTTATGTTTGAAAATGTGTATATAGGCTCACAAGCAAAGAACCAAGAAAAAAAGGCACAATATATTGTAAAGCAGTTATACTGCTATTTTATTGAACATCCTGAGAGTATTCCTAAAGAATTTTATTTGTATTATAAATCAGGGAATGCAACGAAAGAAAGAATCGTATGTGACTACATTGCGGGGATGACAGATCGATATGCCATTAGTAAATATTGTGAAATATATGTTCCCTCCTCGTGGAGTATATTGTAGGAGGGCATATCATGAAGGATTTTAGAATTATTATTGATGGCGATAGTTGTCCCGTGTTAAAAATAATCGAAGAGATCTCAAAAGAATATAATATTAAAGCAATTATATTTTGCAGTTATTCTCATGTGCCTAATGAAAGATTAGATATGGAGTATCTTATAGTAGATTCAGCTCCTCAGGCAGTAGATTTAGCCATCATAAATTATATTAAAAAAGATGATATCATAGTGACACAAGATTACGGATTAGCTTCTATCGTTTTATCAAAGGGCGGAAGAGCAATTTCTCCTAGCGGCAATATTTATCGGGACCAACAGATTGATCTATTACTATATAACAGACATTTAAACAGTGAAATAAGAAGAGCGGGTGGTCGCACAAAAGGACCACGAAAAAGAAATGAAATGGATAATATTAAATTTAAAAGGAATTTAATAAAATTGATTCAAGAGTCTTAAAACTAAAAGGTAAAATGATTAATAAAGTGGTCTTCATTGATGATTTTTTATATATTTTAAACAAATATGTTTTTGCTTAAAGGATTTGCGAAAAATATGTCGAAACAAATATAATGTATTTTTATAGGTGCAAAAAGATAGGGGAGTCCCATGTATTATTCAGAAGAAATCATAGAAGAAATTCGAAGCCAAAATAATTTGGTTGATGTAGTTTCTGAATATGTTAGATTACAAAGAAAGGGTAATTCATATTTTGGATTATGCCCCTTTCATAATGAAGATACGGCTTCATTCTCAGTTAGCCCTGATAAACAAATGTATTATTGCTTTGGTTGTCAGGCGGGCGGAAATGTATTTACTTTTATTATGCAGATGGAAAATTTTAGTTTCATAGAAGCGATAAAACATTTAGCGGACAGAGCCCATATTGCTTTACCCCAGCCTGAGTATTCAGAAGAAATACGCAGAAAAATTGAAGAAAAGCAGGTATTGCTTGAAATACATAAGGAAACTGCTAAATATTTTTATGCGAATCTGCGTTCTCCGAGAGGACAACAGGCAAGTGAATATTTAATAAAGAGAAAGTTAAAAGAAAATATCCAAAAGCTGTTTGGAATAGGCTATTCAAATATGGATTTTGCTGATTTATATCAATACTTGTTATACAAAGGATATGATGAAGAGCTTATTGCAAAGAGCGGATTAGTCATACCAAAGAAAAAAGGTAAAGGATATGTGGACAGATTTAGAAACAGAATCATGTTTCCTATTTTTGATGTGCATAATCAAATCATAGGTTTTGGTGGACGAGTATTGGATGATAGTCTGCCTAAATATATGAATTCGCCGGATACGCTTTTATTTGACAAAAGTAAAAATCTATATGGTCTCAATTATGCAAGAACTTCAGGCAAAAATCA
The genomic region above belongs to Defluviitalea saccharophila and contains:
- a CDS encoding deoxyguanosinetriphosphate triphosphohydrolase, with amino-acid sequence MHLREIQEKREFDFLCPYAVKSKESKGREYDEPKCDIRTDFQRDRDRILHCKTFRRLKHKTQVFISPEGDHYRTRLTHTLEVAQIARTIARALSLNEDLTEAIALGHDLGHTPFGHSGEHVLNEVCPMGFSHSEQSLRVVEFLERNGQGLNLTWEVRDGIINHQTKGNPSTLEGKVVQISDKIAYINHDIDDAIRGKVIREEDLPKDCVEILGNSFGERINTMIINVINNSIDQPDIKMSDEVGKMMKKLRAFMFENVYIGSQAKNQEKKAQYIVKQLYCYFIEHPESIPKEFYLYYKSGNATKERIVCDYIAGMTDRYAISKYCEIYVPSSWSIL
- a CDS encoding YaiI/YqxD family protein, which translates into the protein MKDFRIIIDGDSCPVLKIIEEISKEYNIKAIIFCSYSHVPNERLDMEYLIVDSAPQAVDLAIINYIKKDDIIVTQDYGLASIVLSKGGRAISPSGNIYRDQQIDLLLYNRHLNSEIRRAGGRTKGPRKRNEMDNIKFKRNLIKLIQES